In Lodderomyces elongisporus chromosome 1, complete sequence, the DNA window CTCAACAAAGGCTTATACGATGAGATCTCAAGCATGTACGTCACTTCTTTTGCTGTTTTAGTTAATGTGGACATGGAAGCACGAACATCTTCGAGAATGGGTAAATCGGCAACAATCGTTTTCACTGTAGCCAAAATTTGCACAATAGATTTCAAGAAATGGTTCACATCCTCAGCAAATGATTTCTTATTCGCGTTGGGTACTTTACCTCTGATACTTGTTAATTTCGTAGTAAGACGTCTAATGATGTCCAACGAAGAAGAACACAAACTAGCAAGCTCTTTGACTTTTGTAGAAACTATGGGAGAAACCACTTCAGCATGTTCCTTTGCACCTCTATTAACATCTTCAATGAGCCCCGAAAAGATTGATTGCGCATTCTCGCTGGCAAGCTCAATGGCAGTATacaatttttcatcaacCTCGTCAAAAGATGCAGTAACATTGTTTGTCATTGCcaatttttggttttgctcCGTCGTAGAAAGCTTTTGCAAAGCTGgccttgttgttgttttatttGCTGATATGAGAAGAGTATATGCATTGTGTAGTTCATTAAAAGAACCATAAACCGATAGATATAACATGCGCACAAAACAGACATCGATTTTACTTACAAATTTATCAATGTTTTCTCGTAATAGATTCATAATGGCCTTGAATGTGgtgatacttttttttagtgACTCTGTAATTTGATCAGCATTATTAGCATACTCCTCACCTTGCTCAAGATCTTCCACCAAGGTGTCAATGTTAGTCTTCATACCATACAATAGTGAAACCATCTTCATAGCAAGCTTTTTACTTGAACAGAAGCCAGTGAATCGTCTAATTGAAGAATGCAATTCTGTAAATGCAAAAAGGATTTTGCGTGATGCTGCAACCACTGTGGCGCAAGACGCCTTTTTGGAAGCGGTTAGCGGTGTGCGTATCGGTGAACCATCCAGAGTAGTTGCTGGTGCAGGAGACCTCGAAGAAACGAGGGAGCTCTGCAAAGTATGCGATGGTTGCCCTTGGTATTGAGATACAGGGTCAAGTGTTTGACGGCGGGGTCTTGTCTCTTGTATTTTCCGCTCATTTGCAGGCTCAGCCACTACAGCGGAAGTTGTGGAGTTTGCATTATTTGGAACCGTTGtcgctgttgttgttgtattagtagtagtagtagtagtagaagaagaagtcgTGTTCGCCGTCCAGTTACTACTAGGGTGGTTGTTATCGTTAACATTGTTAATTGCTGTTCCAGGTTGCTCTTGAAGTGTGGACAAGCGACGGAAGTATGCGTTAGACTTATGTTCTGTATCGACAATTTCACTCTTTTCTAAAATTTGGTCAATTTCCTTAAATGTATTTGATCTTGCTCTGAGTGAAGTTTGGTGTGAGGCACTTAGAACAGGCTTTGGTCTTGCCATGTTCAATGTGTTTGATGGAGAAGTCTTTGTTGAGTTTGGAGCCGAAACAAGACTTGGAAGATGAGGTACAGATGCACTTGGAGGTGGTGGGCTCATCGAGAGTGAttcaattgttgaagatgcCAAGTCAGACAAATTGAGATGCAGTCGAGCTTTAGCTGATTTCGATGGAGGTGGTTGTCCGGGTGCAAATGCCTGTGATGTTGCAATAGATTCCGTAGAGGTTGTTGCCGTTGGTTGCTTATCAATACTAATATTCTCAGCAGTATCCGATTCGGTTGTTTGGTCATCGTTTGCGTCAACTTCATCTGGTTTTTTGATGATTAATCCCATCCTCTTGGATGCTTTTGTCAGCTTACTGGTTTTATAAGAATCACTAATACTATGAGATCTTGTTGGAATACTTGTCATTGAATGCGCCTGAGGATGATGGCGTATATCCTCTAATCTTACAGGTTGCTGATGCATTGGTGGCGGATGTGATGGTGGATGCGACGACTGCAGAAGTTGCTGCGGCAGAAATTGTGTTCGATTATGTTGACTAAAATcctgatgttgatgattctGATACTCTTTTAAATCATCAATTTTCTGAGAAATGGTGACAAAATTTGCTCGTAAATAGGTTTTTAATTCTCCAACCCATTCTAGGTCCAGTGTTTGcagttttaatttttgaattttttccATTGAGGGCATCACCAATGGGTTTTCAGCCAACTCGATTAgatttaaatttttcattgCACCCAAGCTTGGAAGAACATATTTGATGAGATTGTTTTTGACCGAAAGCGCTTTGAGAGTTTGTAATCGTGCCACAGATTCTGGTAAAACAGTTAGTTTGTTTGATGAAAGATCAAGTGCCTCTAATGCCGGAAAATAAGAGTCAAACACATCATCGAAGATGTGATgaatattgttgttatgtAGATCCaaatatttcaaatttttagAGATCTTATGAATGTTTGGAGGAATGCTGTCAATGTTGTTGCTTTGTAAAGAAAGTTTTTCGAGCTGTATTGGTGGTTGCATTGACAACAAGTACTCATGAATGGCCTCTATAATCTCGTGAATTGGAGTAGTTGATGCAAGAGAGTTAAGTTTAATGCTTCCGAATTGAACTGTATTCTCATGTTGCTCTTGTAGGATGCGCAATAGACTTGAATGACTCATATGAGTAGCAGAtatgttgtttttattaAAGTAAAAGATTTGAGAGTTGAGATTGATCGCTGTTGTTTGAATATTGTATGCTTTGTTGTATGTTATCTTGTGTTTGgtatgttttgttttgttttgttttgttttgttttgtttgtcttgTCCTGTGTTTGTTATGttcttggttttttttccccctaACAGGTTTGATTGTTTGGTTGAAATGATTAATGATAGGATAGGATGGTTCACTCAAGACGAAATAGAGATTTAGGAATGAAAATTGTTTTGATATATGAATTGCACTATGGAAATTTTGGGTTAGGTATTTTCTGGAATACCGCTATGGAAATCTAGTTGTCAAGAGAAGCAGCACTCCacaaaattggaaaattcTAGATTTTTAGGCTAGGAAATGAAACAATACAAGAAATTAGAAAAGGACATGAAAAGAGGTACACACTACATCGAATCTTGTTCGAAACAATTAGTATCGTCACTCTTAACAGAAATGTATTTGAACTAGCGCTTAAGCTATCAATGATTGTATCAATCTACAACGCTTTATAAAGGAGACTTTGTAAATGCATTAAATaagttttgttgtttgtctatcgttgtttatttatatttatttgttgtttcccctccccccccaaaaaaaaaaaaaaacattactctgttttaattttcaacTAGTTTATTCTTGTTTGTTGGTGTCTAAACTAATCTAAACTGCAACACCTCTGGATCTGGCATCTGTTCTCTCTTGCCATACAGTCTTTCCGCTACAGCTACATATTTGCTTATCATTTTCCCATGCACCTGCAGATCTAGCAATTACACCACACAAGGAGTCAGGTGAGATTTCATTCTCCAATTTTGACAAGATAATACTTCTCCCTATTAGCTCAGGAACATTCAACTTGGCATGTAGGAATGATTGGCCGGAAAAAAATTCCCCTTCCTTATTATTGCTAATGGTAACAGCGCCAATAGAGTTGATTGTAGTCAGTTGGTTAGCCGGCTCGTCAACATTGATTGGGTCCAACTTGTAGAATAATGAGCCCGTGGATAAAGCACCACGAGAAAGGTTGCCAGTAGCTCGAATCGAAGGGTAATAAGTTCCTCGAGGTAAGCCGTTCACCGTGAGATCAATAATGCTATCCTCGCTCGACACTTGCACAATACGAGCCAATCCCTTAACTGGTTGTTTGATATCCTTAGGGTCAAATGACTCCAAAATACAGACGCCGGCAGTGTCTGGTTTGCCCGTGCCTCGTATAATCGCATCTCTTCCTGTTTCCTGAATAGCTCTCGCAATTGCACTTGGAGGTAGTGTGCCTTCAGTAATGACAAGATTGCGGTCTAAATTTATATCAAATTTGGTGATTCCGTCAAGCGGAGAAAGTGCTTGTGCAATGGAGTCAACACAGGCTTTGCATTCCATTGGCACAGCAAAAATTATTTCAAAAGGGCTCGCAGTCATTGATTTACCAGTATGTTTGAGTTGCAGACAGATAAGATATAGAATAGGTTGGTGTAAGGAGTCAAAAATATAGATGTAAATGACAAATTGATGATGGTGCTTATGATCCTGCTTTTATAAATGACGgcagccaaaaaaaaaaaattataaactaaaataaaaagtgtGGTGTGGTTGCCGTTATTGTGTTTGGAAATAGAATCatggtaaaattaaaaattaaaataaaaattaaaaaataaaaataaaaaataaataaaataataaaaaccCTAAAATATTTATGTAATCATTGCATTTCGCTTACTCATCCAAACCTTCTACAATGAAAAATACAGCAATAGAGCTGATTCGGTGGAGGGAGAGTTCAGAGGGGTGTAAGACCAAATCAATGATTAATAGTTGACTATTTTCTAAGATCAATATAAATTTTACTGGATATGATTGTTCTATTCATTTATAACTttcgtttctttctttccttctttttgttttgttgtataATTTAatgtaaaatttttttgggtcAATTGATAGACTAAAAACTCTATAACTAATTTGTAATGACtataaaaatatatgaGGTAAGATGTCTCACTCTGTGACCAAAAGCATATCCATCTCTAGAActgaaattcaaaaaagaaaaatgaaaataaaacttGGACTATAGATAAGCTTGGCTAGTTACGTAGGCCCAACAGGGTTCATTTAACTGCCTATATTTTCAAGCTACTCATTCTGCGACGACCAGCATCCAATTTGCGAATATCAGTCAGGTTGGCAAGTATCTCTTCCTCGCTTATGGTTTGcccttcctcctcttcttcttcttcttcttcttcttcctcttctacTCTTCCGCCTACTTTGGTGCAAACCCATGTGGAAGCATACATATTCACTCTATCAATACTTGTACCGCTCTCTCTGACTGCTGCTGGTGCACATTCAAATCCCAAGTCTTCAAATGTCTTTATGTACCATGGGTGCTTGGATGCTGATCTCAACATTAAACGACCACCCTTAACAAGACATTTCTTCACTGCTCGGATTTCATTGATTGCATCTTTGCCATTTGGGTCAAACCAATCCATGTGGTCCATGATAATGGCAATGGTAATGGACTTGTTTGTTAATCTAGCAAAAACATCATTTAAAGTATCTGTATGCAAACGAATGTTGTCAATTGGTACTTCGCCATTACTAGACTTTTCGCCAGTTAGTCTCTTGTAACCTTTTGTGGTTAAATAGTCAGGACAATTGGTTTTGATATAAGTTCCCATTAAGCACAAGTAATAGAAATAGTTGTCACTCGAAATCAATGATCTCTCAATCAATGGTTCTAAAGTGTCCATAACATACTTGATAACCGATGGACCCATCATATTGGCTTGGTTTACGGGCACGCCCAAAGCTTTCCAAAGAAAGATTGGGTTTCCAATCAACAAAGAACCAACAATGGGGTTGAACATTGCTGGTTTGATATGGTTGTGCcataattgtttttgttcttccaAAGTTGTTGCTCTACACATGGCTTCAACATATTTTGTAGCACCGCAGATCTTAAAGATCAATCTGCCCAACCTTAATGCCCATCTTGTTGATCCAGTATCATACAATCCTTTGCCACTAAAAGCAGTTGGTCCTTTATCCATCCAATATTGGAATGCTTGCGAGGACATGTGGGGTGCCAAGTTGTTGAGCAAAATATCCTGaaagttgttgatgcaACCTTCACCGAACATTTTCCAGACTTGCTCTTGAGGTAAAGCTCTAAAACAGGCCAACTTTAACTCCAACAAATGTCCCTGGCACGGATTAAGGTCAACGGCGTGGATACGTCTTGGAGGATCTGGCAACGTTGCATAGCTCAAAATATTGTCTCCTGCCGAGGTAATGGCCAATACAGTGTCATTGCTTGAAAACTTTAAAATATTGTGGTCTTCTCTTGGATCCTCCCAGGTGAAAGCATAAATGTATTGGTTCTTGAACTGTTCATACAATGGGTTTAACTCATCGTAGTATACTCTCCACACTTCTCGTTGGTAATACATAGATGGAAAAGGTAAATTTTTCAGCAAGTTGGCAATAGCAGCCTCATGACCTTTGGACACTGGTGAATGGTTGGCGACTGAATTGATCTTTATTGGTGTAGTAGATGGTGCAAGGTATGGTGACTCTGTGGCAAGACAGTTTAGTCTATTGACAATAGTTGTAGCTCTTGATTTGTCGCATCCTACCCAGATGTAGTATGGAATTTTGCCCAAAGTTCTATTGTATGTATTAACTGATTTAATGGTTCCAAATTTGTATTCCAAGTAATTCCTTCTTGCTGAATCTAAAAATACACGATCTGCTTCAAACCAGATTCTCCAAAAGTTACGCAAGATCCAAGGAATGTTTCTGTTGACCAAACCACCCAAGGTATTGATTCTTCCCATTGAAGTGTCGTTACTTTGGATACCAAAATCAACAGTGGCAATAATTCCGTGTTTGTCAAGCTTGCTAACGGCATTATCAATGGCGGCGTTGAATGTAGGAATCATAGATAATGAGTAAGAGAAAGTTATCAAATCAGCTTGCTTGTGTTCAATAGAGAAATCACAGGCATCGGCAACAAGAACATGGACATTCGaccagttgttgttggcaAATCTATTTTTGGCAACCTCACACAAGGATGGTGAAAGGTCAACCAAGTAAACGGCTTTGAAGTTTTTGGAAATTGAGCTGACTTGATCCATAAACTCAATATTTGAACCAGTGCCGCCTCCAATATCGATCCAAACCaaatctttcttctttggtaAGTGAGATACGGCTAATTGAAgacattcttttcttcctttcaaCAAAACTGCTCTTGTGGTATCATAAATGTGAGCTTGGTTCTTGTAGAATAGCTCTAAattttgttgctggttCGTCTTGTTACCCGAAGCAACGGTTTTTTTCTGGATCAATGGCTTAATAAAACATGCC includes these proteins:
- the SOG2 gene encoding RAM signaling network component; translated protein: MSHSSLLRILQEQHENTVQFGSIKLNSLASTTPIHEIIEAIHEYLLSMQPPIQLEKLSLQSNNIDSIPPNIHKISKNLKYLDLHNNNIHHIFDDVFDSYFPALEALDLSSNKLTVLPESVARLQTLKALSVKNNLIKYVLPSLGAMKNLNLIELAENPLVMPSMEKIQKLKSQTSDLEWVGELKTYLRANFVTISQKIDDLKEYQNHQHQDFSQHNRTQFSPQQLSQSSHPPSHPPPMHQQPVRLEDIRHHPQAHSMTSIPTRSHSISDSYKTSKSTKASKRMGLIIKKPDEVDANDDQTTESDTAENISIDKQPTATTSTESIATSQAFAPGQPPPSKSAKARSHLNLSDLASSTIESLSMSPPPPSASVPHLPSLVSAPNSTKTSPSNTLNMARPKPVLSASHQTSLRARSNTFKEIDQILEKSEIVDTEHKSNAYFRRLSTLQEQPGTAINNVNDNNHPSSNWTANTTSSSTTTTTTNTTTTATTVPNNANSTTSAVVAEPANERKIQETRPRRQTLDPVSQYQGQPSHTLQSSLVSSRSPAPATTSDGSPIRTPLTASKKASCATVVAASRKILFAFTELHSSIRRFTGFCSSKKLAMKMVSLLYGMKTNIDTLVEDLEQGEEYANNADQITESLKKSITTFKAIMNLLRENIDKFVSKIDVCFVRMLYLSVYGSFNELHNAYTLLISANKTTTRPALQKLSTTEQNQKLAMTNNVTASFDEVDEKLYTAIELASENAQSIFSGLIEDVNRGAKEHAEVVSPIVSTKVKELASLCSSSLDIIRRLTTKLTSIRGKVPNANKKSFAEDVNHFLKSIVQILATVKTIVADLPILEDVRASMSTLTKTAKEVTYMLEISSYKPLLSESASAMTQQPQQAQQLQQLQQLQQLQQQQLQHHHQQQHQQHQQHQQQQQQQLPVHISTQPQTHLNTSTPQVFTPVAAHAPALPSTATFSSNGPALPRVQGKVHPNLTISTTPDPLLINLAGNGPLTAPPQSTGQMFARHNMNPFDKLIQSKEEDGL
- the CCS1 gene encoding copper chaperone, translated to MTASPFEIIFAVPMECKACVDSIAQALSPLDGITKFDINLDRNLVITEGTLPPSAIARAIQETGRDAIIRGTGKPDTAGVCILESFDPKDIKQPVKGLARIVQVSSEDSIIDLTVNGLPRGTYYPSIRATGNLSRGALSTGSLFYKLDPINVDEPANQSTTINSIGAVTISNNKEGEFFSGQSFLHAKLNVPELIGRSIILSKLENEISPDSLCGVIARSAGAWENDKQICSCSGKTVWQERTDARSRGVAV